In Gemmatimonadota bacterium, one genomic interval encodes:
- a CDS encoding Plug domain-containing protein yields the protein MTDSCGPLLAPRSPSRVGAFLRSLTVALSLFPLAPLSGQEPPDSLVAPPDSTVVDSLALGALPDSVSADTIFYNLPRFEGEVPDGWGTGVWSWDHRGIMVSGANTLAELVAEIPGLIVLAAGDYGTPLAISAFGSGGGGVRVFRDGFELSPLEGGVVDLARIGLAGIRRVRLERGMGQLRLELWSLEHDDGRPYSLVEAGTGDLGTNIFRGTFADPTALGGSVGLGLERVDTRGPRGQEKGNRTGSWLRYQLHRGDDAGLAFDFRTMGTESELSDFASPITRTDWALRGRVRLAEGVVGEAYTGKSSHKVDDVREAYELEGGSRSQRGLRLGLSRSGLWARGEYRRFGGDDLPASRIDLTGGASRPGVGGVSADLARGSWADKSTSSTRVRAWTEPLLGVVSLFGSWESGTYGSRTMPLLDVVPPPDSTADEGADLPEAEEDVTPGPLFGITDRRATRLGAALSWRGVSLSGAVLEVESDSLIPLGIEPDRGSPFLAGTQRAGWEVWGRIPTFWKSLRLEGSLQQWDEPGPYLPEQIYRGALVFHRTYLETENFELWWKIGVRGNSPMSVHILGEEDEEGLRSLEIVPFYQNWYGRIQIRIVTVQIFIGWDNFIRRRNLQSFPGRVLPITRTWYGLRWTMWN from the coding sequence GTGACCGACTCGTGCGGACCGCTCCTCGCGCCCCGGTCCCCGTCGCGGGTCGGGGCGTTCCTGCGTTCCCTCACGGTGGCGCTCTCACTGTTCCCGCTCGCCCCTCTGTCGGGGCAGGAGCCGCCGGACTCGCTCGTCGCGCCACCGGACAGCACGGTCGTCGACTCGCTGGCGCTTGGGGCGCTGCCAGACAGCGTGTCGGCAGACACGATCTTCTACAATTTGCCGCGCTTCGAGGGCGAGGTGCCGGACGGGTGGGGAACCGGCGTCTGGTCGTGGGACCATCGCGGCATCATGGTGTCCGGAGCGAACACTCTCGCAGAGCTGGTGGCCGAGATCCCCGGCTTGATCGTGCTGGCCGCAGGCGACTACGGCACCCCGTTGGCGATCAGCGCCTTTGGCTCAGGAGGCGGTGGCGTCAGGGTGTTCCGCGACGGCTTTGAGCTATCCCCGCTCGAGGGCGGGGTCGTCGATCTGGCGCGGATCGGGCTCGCCGGCATCCGGCGTGTTCGACTCGAACGCGGCATGGGCCAGTTGCGGCTCGAGTTGTGGTCGCTGGAACACGACGACGGGCGGCCCTACTCGCTTGTAGAGGCGGGTACCGGTGACCTCGGTACGAACATCTTCCGTGGCACCTTTGCCGATCCCACGGCTCTGGGTGGCAGCGTGGGGCTTGGCCTGGAGCGCGTCGATACCCGCGGGCCTCGTGGACAAGAAAAGGGCAACCGGACGGGAAGCTGGCTCCGATATCAGTTGCATCGGGGCGACGATGCCGGGTTGGCCTTCGACTTCCGAACCATGGGCACTGAGTCCGAACTATCCGACTTCGCGTCTCCGATCACTCGTACCGACTGGGCGCTGAGAGGGCGCGTGCGCCTCGCCGAAGGCGTGGTGGGCGAGGCGTACACCGGCAAGTCGTCGCACAAGGTGGACGACGTCCGGGAGGCGTACGAGCTGGAGGGAGGAAGCCGGAGCCAGCGCGGGCTCCGTCTCGGACTCAGCCGCTCGGGCCTATGGGCACGCGGGGAATACCGGCGTTTCGGCGGAGACGACTTGCCCGCAAGCCGCATCGATCTGACCGGCGGTGCGAGTCGGCCAGGCGTGGGAGGTGTCTCGGCGGACCTGGCACGGGGATCGTGGGCCGACAAATCGACGTCGAGCACGCGTGTGCGCGCGTGGACCGAGCCGCTGCTGGGTGTCGTCTCACTCTTCGGCTCCTGGGAGTCGGGCACGTACGGATCGCGCACGATGCCGCTGCTCGACGTTGTGCCTCCTCCCGATTCAACCGCGGACGAGGGAGCCGACCTCCCCGAAGCCGAAGAGGACGTCACCCCCGGGCCACTCTTCGGAATCACGGACCGGCGCGCCACGAGACTCGGTGCGGCATTGTCCTGGCGTGGTGTTTCTCTGTCGGGTGCGGTGCTCGAGGTCGAGTCGGACTCGCTCATCCCGCTCGGGATCGAGCCGGACCGGGGTTCACCGTTCTTGGCGGGCACCCAGCGGGCGGGGTGGGAAGTGTGGGGTAGGATCCCAACATTCTGGAAAAGCCTGCGCCTCGAAGGCTCGCTGCAGCAGTGGGACGAGCCCGGTCCGTACCTGCCGGAACAGATCTACAGAGGTGCGCTCGTCTTCCACCGTACCTATCTCGAGACCGAGAACTTCGAGCTCTGGTGGAAGATCGGCGTGCGCGGGAACAGCCCGATGAGCGTGCACATACTCGGTGAGGAAGACGAAGAGGGCCTGCGCTCGCTCGAGATAGTGCCTTTTTACCAGAACTGGTACGGGCGCATCCAGATCCGCATCGTCACGGTCCAGATCTTCATCGGGTGGGACAACTTCATCCGCCGGCGGAACCTGCAGAGCTTCCCGGGGCGTGTGCTGCCCATTACCCGCACCTGGTACGGCCTACGCTGGACGATGTGGAACTGA
- a CDS encoding YicC family protein translates to MIRSMTGYGEAERESPAGRLRLEVKTVNHRFFNTSIKTPSGFDKFEREIAEALKRHLSRGHVSAFLTIDRSATESGTARQIDLDRARQIRASLESLRSELGVPGEVDLGMLARFDDLFRAPEQDRTEGVDAELVRSLAEDAGRSVRSLREAEGARLRADLEGRLSAMAEALDRVETRAPERLVTERDRLREAVKELSEQVPVDEDRLAREIAYLAERWDINEELVRLRSHIGLFQEALSADGEEPVGKRLGFLVQEMHREVNTIGSKANDSEISHDSVRLKEEVERIREQVENIE, encoded by the coding sequence ATGATCCGGAGTATGACCGGGTACGGAGAGGCCGAGCGGGAATCACCCGCGGGTCGTTTGAGGCTGGAGGTGAAGACGGTCAATCACCGCTTCTTCAATACCAGCATCAAGACACCATCCGGCTTCGACAAATTCGAACGTGAGATCGCTGAAGCGCTGAAACGGCATCTTTCGCGGGGCCACGTCAGCGCGTTCTTGACGATCGACCGTTCCGCGACGGAAAGCGGCACGGCACGGCAGATCGACCTCGATCGCGCGCGGCAGATTCGCGCGTCGCTCGAGTCCCTTCGGTCTGAGCTCGGCGTGCCGGGCGAAGTCGATTTGGGAATGCTAGCGCGCTTCGACGACCTGTTCCGGGCGCCTGAGCAGGATCGGACAGAGGGCGTCGATGCGGAACTGGTCCGATCGCTTGCAGAGGACGCAGGACGGTCCGTGCGATCCCTTCGCGAAGCTGAGGGCGCACGGCTACGCGCAGATCTCGAGGGGCGTCTTTCGGCGATGGCTGAGGCGCTCGACCGAGTGGAAACGCGAGCCCCGGAACGGCTCGTGACGGAGCGGGACCGACTGAGGGAGGCGGTGAAGGAGCTTTCCGAGCAGGTTCCGGTCGACGAGGACCGTCTGGCGCGCGAAATCGCCTACCTGGCGGAGAGGTGGGACATCAACGAGGAGCTGGTGCGCCTCCGTTCGCATATCGGGCTGTTCCAAGAGGCGCTTTCCGCCGACGGCGAGGAGCCCGTTGGGAAGCGGCTCGGCTTTCTCGTGCAGGAGATGCACCGCGAAGTGAATACGATCGGATCGAAAGCGAACGACTCCGAGATCTCGCACGACTCCGTGAGACTCAAGGAGGAGGTCGAGCGGATTCGCGAGCAAGTCGAGAACATCGAGTGA
- the gmk gene encoding guanylate kinase yields MTRAAPVVLSAPSGAGKTTLARRLVDASDRFVFSISATTRAPREDEKDGVDYFFVSEREFEAMIDAGDLVEWATVHGRFYGTPRAALEAAASRGEHVVLDIDVQGARQIRDSVPDARLIFVLPPSVAELMKRLTGRGTEGAREVELRLRSALDELQAASEFDHRVVNDDLDRCLEEIEEIVTGKQGDEVQAVPLENIDVLRTGIARILEEEYENVGN; encoded by the coding sequence GTGACGCGTGCGGCGCCCGTGGTTTTGTCCGCACCGAGCGGTGCTGGCAAGACAACCCTCGCCCGGCGGCTCGTCGACGCTTCGGACCGGTTCGTTTTCTCGATCTCCGCGACGACGCGCGCGCCTCGAGAGGACGAGAAGGACGGGGTCGACTATTTTTTCGTGAGCGAGCGCGAGTTCGAGGCGATGATCGACGCCGGAGATCTCGTAGAATGGGCCACTGTGCACGGGCGTTTTTACGGGACGCCGCGCGCAGCCCTTGAGGCAGCGGCCTCGCGAGGTGAACATGTAGTGCTGGACATCGACGTGCAGGGAGCACGTCAGATCCGAGATTCGGTCCCTGACGCGAGATTGATCTTCGTCCTACCACCGTCGGTTGCGGAGTTGATGAAGCGGCTGACGGGGCGAGGGACGGAAGGAGCACGGGAGGTGGAGCTGCGGCTGCGGTCCGCGCTAGACGAGTTGCAGGCCGCATCCGAGTTCGACCATCGCGTGGTGAACGACGACCTCGATCGGTGCCTAGAAGAGATCGAGGAGATCGTGACGGGGAAGCAAGGAGATGAGGTCCAAGCCGTTCCCTTGGAGAACATCGATGTGCTTCGCACAGGTATCGCGCGGATCCTCGAAGAAGAGTACGAGAACGTGGGCAACTAG
- the rpoZ gene encoding DNA-directed RNA polymerase subunit omega, with the protein MRVFTPDEVAIGTESKYLGVLVAAKYARELNTLPRESMPLGEEKKLTTRALEALTSGQIEFRLVKRRQGEGLPTTS; encoded by the coding sequence ATGAGGGTCTTTACGCCCGACGAAGTCGCCATCGGTACCGAGAGTAAGTACCTCGGTGTGCTTGTCGCCGCGAAATACGCGAGAGAGCTCAACACGCTTCCACGTGAATCCATGCCGCTCGGCGAAGAAAAGAAGCTCACAACCCGCGCCCTCGAGGCGTTGACCTCTGGACAGATCGAGTTCCGCTTGGTGAAGCGCCGCCAGGGCGAGGGCCTCCCGACGACCTCCTGA
- the coaBC gene encoding bifunctional phosphopantothenoylcysteine decarboxylase/phosphopantothenate--cysteine ligase CoaBC codes for MPDLRLTPRRPWKDRHVVLGVTGGIAAYKSIQVARDLTLLGAKVDSVLTRSAQEFVAPLSFEGVTGRPALTDLFSAGRAEGAALHIRLAREADVICVAPATADLLARAAQGRSDDLICTTLLATRAPVILCPAMNDKMFSHPQVQANLAHLRDKLAYTVAGPAEGALAVGEGEGPGRMIEPWQIEEHVGRALAGEGPLTGKRVLVTAGPTREAIDPVRYLGNRSSGRMGFAIAQAAWRHGAAVTLVSGPTALEIPVGVDLIPVESAVEMHDVVKGLVSSADVTVFAAAVADFRPLEVRDQKVKRADTGDTLTVRLIANPDVAADTVGLRKEGSLAVGFALETNDLLANAQKKLEAKGFDLLVANDATEAGSGFEVPTNRVTILSSDGVPEELPLMSKEAVAEELIERLLHRLDGEA; via the coding sequence ATGCCGGACCTCAGACTGACTCCCCGACGCCCGTGGAAGGATAGGCACGTCGTTCTGGGGGTCACCGGGGGGATCGCGGCGTACAAGTCGATTCAGGTCGCCCGCGATCTGACGCTCCTGGGAGCCAAGGTCGACTCGGTTCTCACCCGGTCGGCTCAAGAGTTCGTAGCACCCCTCAGTTTCGAGGGTGTCACAGGCCGACCCGCGCTGACAGATCTTTTCTCCGCAGGTCGAGCTGAAGGAGCCGCGCTCCACATCCGCCTCGCGCGCGAGGCCGATGTGATCTGTGTCGCGCCGGCAACGGCGGATCTTCTGGCACGCGCCGCCCAGGGCCGCTCCGACGACCTCATCTGTACGACGCTGCTCGCGACGAGGGCGCCGGTCATCCTCTGTCCAGCGATGAACGACAAGATGTTCTCGCATCCGCAGGTCCAAGCGAACCTGGCACACCTCCGGGACAAGCTCGCTTACACCGTGGCCGGGCCGGCCGAAGGGGCGCTCGCGGTGGGCGAAGGGGAGGGCCCCGGCCGCATGATCGAGCCGTGGCAGATCGAAGAGCATGTCGGTCGGGCGCTGGCGGGCGAAGGCCCACTCACGGGAAAGCGCGTGTTGGTCACCGCAGGTCCGACGCGTGAGGCGATCGACCCGGTACGCTACCTGGGCAACCGCTCTTCTGGCCGCATGGGCTTCGCGATCGCGCAGGCGGCCTGGCGGCACGGCGCGGCGGTCACGCTCGTCTCTGGACCCACCGCGCTCGAGATCCCCGTCGGGGTCGACCTGATTCCAGTAGAGAGCGCGGTCGAAATGCACGATGTCGTCAAGGGGCTGGTCTCTTCCGCGGATGTGACGGTATTCGCGGCGGCGGTTGCGGACTTCCGGCCCCTCGAGGTGAGAGATCAGAAGGTGAAGCGTGCCGACACCGGCGATACTCTGACTGTGCGACTGATCGCGAACCCGGACGTGGCGGCCGATACAGTGGGGCTTCGCAAAGAGGGAAGTTTGGCGGTCGGCTTTGCGCTCGAAACGAACGACCTGCTGGCGAACGCCCAGAAGAAGCTCGAGGCGAAGGGGTTCGACCTCTTGGTGGCGAACGACGCAACGGAGGCCGGCTCGGGCTTCGAGGTTCCGACCAATCGCGTCACCATCCTGTCCAGCGATGGCGTTCCGGAAGAACTTCCCCTCATGAGCAAGGAAGCTGTCGCCGAGGAGCTGATCGAGCGCCTGTTGCACCGCCTGGACGGCGAAGCGTGA
- a CDS encoding uracil-DNA glycosylase, producing the protein MSCTLCRLAEGRTNVVFSDGSQSARLMVVGEAPGANEDKTGLPFVGQAGKFLDLLLATVDLSREDSVYICNVIKCRPPGNRNPMPDEIEACSPYLRKQIELIQPEVLLAVGTFAAQLLTGRQKIALGKLRGEVHSYQGVPLVVTYHPAALLRNPKWTRAFWDDLQLLRGVMNGA; encoded by the coding sequence ATGTCTTGCACACTGTGTCGGCTAGCCGAGGGCCGCACCAACGTCGTGTTCTCGGATGGGTCCCAGAGTGCGCGACTCATGGTGGTCGGTGAGGCTCCCGGTGCCAACGAGGACAAGACCGGACTTCCGTTCGTCGGCCAGGCGGGCAAGTTCCTGGACCTGTTGCTGGCCACCGTGGATCTCTCGCGGGAGGACTCGGTCTACATCTGCAACGTGATCAAGTGCAGGCCGCCCGGGAACCGGAATCCGATGCCCGACGAGATCGAGGCGTGTTCCCCCTACCTGAGAAAGCAGATCGAGCTCATCCAGCCCGAGGTGCTGCTCGCGGTCGGAACGTTCGCGGCGCAGCTTCTCACCGGTCGACAAAAAATCGCCCTGGGCAAGCTTCGCGGAGAGGTTCACAGCTACCAGGGGGTCCCCCTCGTGGTGACGTATCACCCGGCGGCGCTGTTGCGGAATCCGAAGTGGACCCGGGCGTTTTGGGACGACCTGCAGCTACTCAGGGGCGTAATGAATGGCGCCTAG
- the dnaB gene encoding replicative DNA helicase, whose protein sequence is MEASPNFAQAVFDRIPPFSLEAETAVLGGMLIDRDAVPRAVEFLNDSMFYREANRRLYRAMVRLFERGDVIDVITVSEELKKTGEMEAAGGFDYLAALVDAVPTAANLEYHARIVRDKALLRRLVEQSSQIIRDVYDQGEREVDEILDQAEARIFQVAESHKREGFVWIKEVLWSTFEHIERLQESDSGITGVATGFRDLDRMTTGLQKGDLAIVAGRPSMGKTSWVLNVTANAAISNNIPVAVFSLEMSAEQLVQRLLCAEGRIDALKLRRGRLSPEEHQRLAAAAGHLNTAPIWIDDAPGSNVLEIRAKARRLQSELRADGKDLGMIVIDYIQLMSGAGQTENRVQEVSQISRGLKALARELEVPVVALSQLSRGPEQRTDKRPMLSDLRDSGSIEQDADIVMFLYRPEYYASPEKREELEGKAELIVSKQRNGPTGVVELYFQKAYTRFDSVQRGPGGSAGGPQSEGPSFDS, encoded by the coding sequence ATGGAAGCCTCACCGAACTTCGCCCAGGCCGTATTCGATCGGATCCCTCCGTTCTCGCTCGAGGCGGAGACCGCCGTATTGGGCGGCATGCTGATCGACCGGGACGCAGTGCCGCGGGCCGTCGAGTTCCTCAACGACTCCATGTTCTATCGGGAGGCGAACCGACGGCTCTACCGGGCCATGGTCCGCCTCTTCGAGCGCGGGGACGTGATCGACGTGATCACGGTCTCGGAGGAGCTCAAGAAGACCGGCGAGATGGAAGCGGCCGGGGGGTTCGACTATCTCGCCGCGCTCGTCGATGCCGTGCCCACGGCGGCCAACCTCGAGTATCACGCGCGCATCGTTCGCGACAAGGCGTTGCTGCGGCGACTCGTCGAGCAATCGTCGCAAATCATCCGCGATGTCTATGACCAGGGTGAGCGCGAGGTCGATGAGATCCTCGATCAAGCGGAAGCCCGGATCTTCCAGGTCGCGGAGAGCCACAAGCGAGAGGGCTTCGTCTGGATCAAAGAGGTCCTTTGGTCGACGTTCGAGCACATCGAGCGGCTTCAGGAGTCCGACAGTGGCATCACGGGCGTGGCCACCGGATTCCGGGACCTCGACCGCATGACGACCGGGCTGCAGAAGGGTGACCTGGCGATCGTCGCGGGGCGCCCCTCGATGGGTAAGACGTCGTGGGTGCTCAACGTCACCGCGAATGCCGCGATCTCGAACAACATTCCGGTCGCTGTCTTCTCACTCGAGATGTCGGCCGAGCAGCTCGTCCAGCGACTCCTGTGCGCCGAAGGGCGTATCGACGCGCTGAAGCTGCGGAGAGGGCGCCTCTCGCCGGAGGAACACCAGCGGCTCGCCGCCGCGGCCGGGCACCTCAACACCGCGCCCATCTGGATCGACGATGCACCCGGCAGCAACGTGCTCGAGATCCGCGCCAAGGCGCGTCGCCTCCAGTCGGAGTTGCGCGCCGATGGCAAGGATCTGGGCATGATCGTCATCGACTACATACAGCTGATGTCGGGAGCCGGGCAGACGGAGAACCGCGTGCAAGAGGTCAGCCAGATCTCTCGCGGCCTGAAAGCACTCGCTCGCGAGCTCGAAGTCCCCGTCGTGGCGCTCTCCCAGCTGAGCCGCGGGCCCGAGCAGCGGACGGACAAACGACCCATGCTGTCGGACCTCAGGGATTCCGGTTCGATCGAGCAGGATGCCGATATCGTCATGTTCCTCTACCGGCCCGAGTACTATGCTTCACCGGAGAAGCGTGAGGAGCTCGAGGGGAAGGCGGAGTTGATTGTGAGCAAGCAGAGAAACGGCCCGACGGGCGTCGTGGAGTTGTACTTCCAGAAGGCCTACACTCGGTTCGACTCTGTTCAGCGCGGGCCCGGAGGGAGCGCAGGCGGACCACAGAGCGAGGGACCGAGCTTCGATTCATGA
- the ispD gene encoding 2-C-methyl-D-erythritol 4-phosphate cytidylyltransferase, with translation MTGPRDRSESVPRVGVAVPAAGLGVRMGGLRKPFLELAGEPVLRHALRPFLSEPRVVAIVVALAPDDAREPPAWITDLDGRVKVVAGGDTRTDSVRNAIRALPDDVDIIAVHDAARPLVTSAMISECIDVAAEGRGAVAGCPAVDTLKRVDEQGRVVETPSRVAMWHAHTPQVFPADLLRRAYEGAGSGTDDSALVESVGGRVQMVDGGSTNIKVTRPEDIPIAEAILAARNDHA, from the coding sequence ATGACCGGCCCGCGGGACAGGTCTGAATCGGTTCCTCGAGTGGGGGTCGCCGTGCCCGCCGCTGGACTCGGCGTTCGCATGGGCGGATTGAGGAAGCCGTTCCTCGAGCTCGCCGGTGAGCCGGTACTTCGCCACGCGCTCCGGCCGTTCTTGTCCGAGCCTCGTGTCGTGGCGATCGTCGTCGCGCTCGCACCGGACGACGCCCGGGAGCCCCCTGCGTGGATCACCGACCTCGACGGTCGCGTAAAAGTCGTGGCCGGAGGCGACACGCGAACCGACTCGGTCCGGAACGCGATTCGTGCGCTGCCCGACGACGTGGACATCATCGCGGTTCACGACGCCGCGCGGCCGCTGGTGACCAGCGCCATGATCTCGGAGTGCATCGATGTCGCGGCTGAAGGGCGCGGGGCAGTCGCAGGGTGCCCTGCGGTCGACACCCTGAAGCGAGTCGACGAACAGGGGCGCGTGGTCGAGACTCCGAGTCGAGTCGCGATGTGGCATGCGCACACACCGCAGGTCTTTCCGGCCGATCTTCTCCGGCGCGCATACGAGGGAGCTGGGAGTGGCACGGATGACTCCGCGCTCGTGGAGTCCGTCGGGGGCAGGGTCCAGATGGTCGATGGCGGATCCACCAACATCAAGGTGACTCGGCCCGAAGACATCCCGATCGCGGAAGCGATTCTGGCTGCCCGGAACGACCATGCCTGA
- a CDS encoding threonylcarbamoyl-AMP synthase encodes MPERGPPPFPITLLGRRTDLREDPEADLAKVVAHLEGDGVIAYPTETVYGFGSLGTLSGIRRVQELKHRERDKPLIALVPSAASVEALEWTDEARELASIFWPGAVTLVLGDPRGIFLSGVRSVDGTVAVRVSPQPIVGRLLERLGVPLTSTSLNEPGREPARSGTEAAAVIERLGRSDVWLLDGGTLPESSPSTIIDCTSGTPTVLREGAVPVGRLRRVIPEIHGNHS; translated from the coding sequence ATGCCTGAACGCGGCCCGCCCCCCTTTCCGATCACCCTTCTCGGGCGCCGCACCGACCTCCGCGAAGATCCAGAAGCCGATCTCGCGAAGGTTGTCGCGCACCTGGAGGGCGACGGCGTGATCGCTTATCCGACCGAGACCGTGTACGGCTTCGGTTCCCTGGGCACGCTCTCGGGCATCCGCAGGGTGCAGGAGCTCAAGCACCGGGAGCGCGACAAGCCTTTGATCGCCCTCGTACCGTCGGCGGCCTCGGTGGAAGCGCTGGAGTGGACCGACGAAGCGAGGGAGCTCGCGTCGATCTTCTGGCCCGGGGCGGTGACCCTGGTACTGGGGGACCCCCGCGGTATCTTCCTTTCGGGTGTGCGCAGCGTGGACGGAACGGTCGCGGTGCGGGTGAGCCCACAGCCGATCGTGGGACGACTCCTTGAGCGACTGGGGGTCCCGCTCACGTCGACAAGCCTGAACGAACCGGGGCGGGAGCCTGCCCGGTCGGGGACCGAGGCGGCCGCGGTGATCGAACGACTCGGGCGAAGCGACGTATGGCTCCTGGATGGGGGCACGCTTCCGGAATCCAGCCCCTCCACGATCATCGACTGTACGAGCGGCACGCCGACCGTGCTGCGGGAGGGTGCCGTTCCGGTGGGCAGGCTCCGCCGCGTGATACCGGAGATTCATGGAAACCATTCCTAA
- a CDS encoding low molecular weight protein arginine phosphatase, whose protein sequence is METIPNVEGGFRLLLVCAGNTCRSPMAAAIARRAVAELGWQGFEVRSAGVSAFDGDRASGGAVRAVARNGLDLSEHGATLLSPELAEWADLILVMSPGHLVKVVELGRGENAALITSFAEGGEEDGTVSVPDPIGGPDEHYLETFEFLERLIDRAFRRLEPVVE, encoded by the coding sequence ATGGAAACCATTCCTAACGTGGAAGGCGGGTTCCGCCTCCTGCTCGTGTGCGCGGGCAATACTTGTCGGAGCCCGATGGCAGCGGCCATCGCGCGTCGCGCGGTCGCCGAGCTGGGCTGGCAGGGCTTCGAGGTCCGCTCGGCGGGCGTTAGTGCTTTCGACGGAGATCGCGCTTCCGGTGGAGCGGTTCGCGCGGTAGCCCGGAACGGTCTAGACCTGTCGGAGCACGGTGCGACGCTGCTCAGCCCCGAGCTAGCCGAGTGGGCCGACCTCATCTTGGTGATGTCACCGGGCCACCTCGTGAAGGTCGTGGAGCTCGGTCGAGGCGAGAACGCGGCGCTGATCACATCGTTCGCCGAGGGTGGAGAAGAGGACGGCACGGTATCGGTCCCCGACCCCATCGGGGGTCCCGATGAGCACTACCTCGAGACCTTCGAGTTCCTCGAACGGCTGATCGATCGAGCCTTCCGGCGCCTCGAGCCGGTGGTCGAGTAA
- the aroE gene encoding shikimate dehydrogenase, which yields MSVTASTRALALLGDPVAHSMSPTILNAAFSAAGVDGVYVAVRCASDDLQGFMRGLSRAGGGGNVTLPHKEKAASVVDVASPAVRRTGACNTFWGNQDGRVHGDNTDVDGFRRALKSFVEGSPAGIRVLLLGAGGAARAALMGLLEEDAAEVLIFNRTAERARVVARRIGGHKTRVAPILEGLRSESFDLVVNATRLGLGESDPSPLDFEILNRVGGAMDLVYGRKPTPFVRAAEALGIRATDGAEMLVQQAAASFERWWNKPAPVEVMRAAMKGSQPG from the coding sequence ATGAGCGTCACGGCATCGACTCGCGCTCTTGCCTTGTTGGGCGATCCCGTTGCGCACTCGATGTCTCCGACGATCCTCAACGCCGCGTTTTCGGCAGCCGGTGTCGATGGGGTCTACGTGGCCGTTCGCTGCGCCTCAGACGACCTTCAAGGCTTCATGCGGGGTCTGTCCCGGGCAGGTGGCGGCGGAAATGTCACGCTCCCGCACAAGGAGAAGGCCGCCTCGGTTGTGGACGTCGCGAGTCCCGCTGTGCGTCGAACCGGGGCCTGCAACACCTTCTGGGGCAACCAGGACGGGAGGGTCCACGGCGATAACACCGACGTGGACGGTTTTCGGCGGGCGCTCAAGAGCTTCGTCGAGGGCTCCCCGGCGGGGATCCGCGTCCTGCTCCTCGGTGCCGGCGGTGCCGCCCGCGCAGCGTTGATGGGCTTGCTCGAGGAGGACGCCGCCGAAGTGCTCATCTTCAATCGCACGGCCGAACGTGCGCGCGTGGTTGCGCGTCGAATCGGGGGACACAAAACGAGAGTCGCACCGATCCTCGAGGGATTGCGAAGCGAAAGCTTCGATCTCGTCGTGAACGCTACCCGGTTGGGCCTCGGGGAATCCGATCCCTCACCGCTGGACTTCGAGATCCTCAACCGAGTCGGTGGCGCGATGGACCTCGTATATGGCAGGAAGCCGACTCCGTTCGTTCGCGCGGCCGAAGCGCTGGGAATCCGGGCGACCGACGGGGCGGAGATGCTCGTCCAACAGGCGGCGGCCTCGTTCGAGCGGTGGTGGAACAAGCCCGCTCCAGTGGAAGTGATGCGTGCCGCGATGAAGGGGAGCCAACCCGGGTGA
- a CDS encoding ComF family protein translates to MHALKYEGWPELAPLMASAMTPLSVPSDRGRELVAPVPTTTRRLRTRGYNQAGLLAECYASARSLALEELLVRTGASASQTSLHPSERRANVAGAFSLAAGAAAVLDGSHVLLIDDVLTTGATACEAAETLIAAGAAQVTLIAYARALPDDPLTAA, encoded by the coding sequence GTGCACGCGCTCAAGTACGAGGGGTGGCCGGAATTGGCCCCGCTCATGGCTTCGGCGATGACACCGCTCTCGGTCCCAAGCGACCGTGGGCGAGAGCTCGTAGCGCCGGTCCCGACGACCACACGGCGCCTGCGAACACGTGGCTATAACCAGGCGGGCTTGCTCGCCGAATGCTACGCCAGCGCCCGTTCGCTGGCGCTGGAAGAGCTGCTGGTACGCACTGGGGCGAGTGCTTCTCAGACGTCGTTGCACCCCTCCGAGCGGCGCGCGAACGTGGCTGGCGCGTTCTCCCTGGCCGCCGGGGCCGCGGCGGTGCTGGACGGGTCCCACGTCCTCCTGATCGACGACGTGCTCACCACAGGAGCGACCGCCTGTGAAGCCGCCGAGACATTGATCGCGGCCGGGGCCGCGCAGGTCACTCTGATCGCCTACGCGAGGGCCCTGCCGGACGACCCGCTCACGGCCGCCTAG